Proteins found in one Neodiprion lecontei isolate iyNeoLeco1 chromosome 6, iyNeoLeco1.1, whole genome shotgun sequence genomic segment:
- the LOC107225312 gene encoding uncharacterized protein LOC107225312 yields the protein MNTPNRDFLRRPDGVRRRSARQALAVIPDMAGLAVSPGEVITLDANAVDNLANSRPGLDSWSPAPSPDELVIQKRGRRRKTIVWSPDVDARKRDSLFSLSSRDRTPVKSPTKSNIMLRSTPRKRLMLGDSNEQQLNTPEKQMKVPTESCNVAPTILEYEIRNRRHVTTLVNDLLKGLSNEQLVKIIMNLISMQEGGSLSSDGPLREVILKQIPMVDIKPLEERLKSLRTNIHASLSSTIDAMNYSDVTVHLDAYQAALVNQGKLLVESQHWISVMEYIFSAWAISKEIPNWEHNGLKNVSRSCFKALACFCAAALQRGKFQPQRLEIYVNQLERMSTDCEDLRLCLQVAKDKVLSNAEK from the exons ATGAACACACCAAATAGAGATTTTCTCCGACGACCAGATGGTGTTCGTAGGCGGTCTGCACGGCAAGCATTGGCGGTAATACCTGATATGGCAGGGCTTGCTGTCTCACCAG GTGAAGTTATCACCTTGGATGCAAACGCTGTAGATAATCTTGCTAACAGTAGACCTGGATTGGACTCTTGGAGTCCAGCACCTAGCCCAGATGAACTTGTTATACAAAAACGTGGTCGGCGTAGGAAAACTATAGTTTGGTCTCCTGATGTTGATGCGCGAAAGCGAGACAGCCTTTTCAG CTTGAGCTCCAGAGATCGCACCCCTGTGAAAAGTCCGACTAAGTCTAATATTATGCTGAGGAGTACGCCAAGAAAAAGACTCATGCTGGGCGATAGCAATGAGCAGCAACTCAACACCCCTGAAAAACAAATGAAGGTTCCCACTGAATCTTGTAATGTTGCACCGACAATATTGGAATATGAGATTCGCAACAGACGGCATGTTACTACCTTGGTTAATGACCTGTTGAAGGGACTCAGTAATGAACAATTAGTGAAAATCATAATGAATCTTATATCAATGCAAGAAGGTGGATCATTATCATCTGACGGACCTCTGCGAGAAGTGATTTTAAAACAAATCCCAATGGTAGATATCAAACCTTTAGAAGAGAGACTGAAAAGTCTGAGAACAAATATTCATGCAAGTTTATCATCGACCATAGATGCGATGAACTACAGTGATGTCACGGTTCATCTCGATGCGTATCAG GCAGCCCTAGTAAATCAGGGTAAGCTCCTCGTCGAGTCTCAGCACTGGATCTCTGTAAtggaatatatattttctgcTTGGGCTATATCTAAAGAAATTCCAAATTGGGAACATAATGGattgaaaaacgtcagccgAAGCTGCTTCAAAGCTTTAGCGTGCTTTTGTGCTGCAGCTTTGCAGCGAGGGAAGTTTCAACCCCAGAGGTTGGAAATTTACGTGAACCA ACTCGAAAGAATGTCGACAGACTGTGAAGATCTACGACTCTGCCTTCAAGTGGCTAAAGACAAGGTTCTCTCCAATGCAGAAAAATGA